The Eubacterium sp. MSJ-33 genomic sequence AACTATGCGACACAGAAGAATTGATATGATACATGCTTCAAAAAATAATGGATTATGCAGTGCATGACGGCTTTGAACACGAAAAAGCTCCAACATACCTGCAAGCCATATGCAGCATCCGATGACTGTCAGCAAAACAACAATCTGCGACGCATGCGCTCTACAACATTTTGTAAAAAAATATGTCATAAAAAAGCAGCATATGCCATATAATATGTAATAGAGAAAACTATTTGATCTCGTTATTACAAAAATACCGGTTGACAAAGCTGCCATAAGAATCGTCCAAAGTAACGTGCGGGAGATTCTTATGGTCTGGCCAAGAATTGTCTGTACCATAAAAAAGAGTGTTAGATTAATCAGCACATGATACAGAAACAACACATCGGCATAAACAATGTATGTCATATTCACCTCCTTTTCACTGTTCGTAAGTATTATAAAGAATTGTTTCAAAAAACACTGTCGCATTTCGTATTCTGATTTCGTAAAATCACAAGATTATTCGACATAGAAATATATAGCTATAAGAAGAAAAAAAGTATAAAAAAGAGTAAGTGTGAGAATTATGGATGTATTTGTCAATTATTCCGACAAAATAAGCACAGGGCTGCAATTATCACTGGAAACGGAAACTGGCGAACGTGCATATACCATACTATTGCGTTATAGCGGCAATTATAATGAGTTGCATACACAGACTGACATTCTTATGATACCGCTTTTAAATCAGTTCGCAATTGGTTCTGCATCCAAAGAACAGATTCAGGTTCTTGCCTATCTTCCGCAGATTCTATACATTGATCTGACAAGGCGGATGGAATATGAACAGGCTGTCTCAGCCAAAACACGAATTGCGTCCTGTTTTCCCATGTATGATACTTCCGGTCAGGTTCTGCGCGGTAACGGTATTGTCTGTGGCATTGTCGACTCTGGTGTAGATATCAATCATCCTGCATTCCGAAAAAATGACGGAAAAAGCCGTATTGTCACCTATTGGGATCAGATGCAGTCAGGAAATGCACCTGCTCCATACGCTTTTGGAGCTGTCTATACATATAATCAAATTAACGATTTCATCCGCAACGGGCAAAACATTCCGCGATTTGATATAAGTGGGCATGGAACTTCTGTTGCAAGCATAATAAGTGCACTAAGCCCAGAGGCTGAGCTGGCTGTTGTGGCTGCAATGCCGGATACAGCAGCATTTTTATGTGCCATTGATTATCTCGTCCGATATGCAGCAGACCGCAGGCAGCCGCTCGTATTAAACTTAAGCTATGGAAACAATTATGGAGATCATGCCGGAAACTCTCTTATAGAACAATACATAAATACCCTTCGGGCAAATGGAAAGATCACAATCGTTACAGGTACGGGAAATGAAGGCAACACGGGAAGACATCGGTATATCCATGGTTCAAAAGCCCAAAGCGTTGGTATAGCACTTGAAGACGGACTTTCAGTATTCAATCTACAATTCTGGTCTGACCCGGTGAATCCATACCAGTTTCAAGTACGCTCTCCGAGTGGTGAAACCACTATTTTTATGCATTCCGATAATCAGGGACAGTTTTATTCTTATCAGTTTCGCTCAGTCAATATCTCCATTCAGATTGGCAGTCCAAGTCCCTACAATCAAAAGCAGGAGATATTTTTCTCATTTCATGCAGCTTCGGAAGCAATCCAATCCGGTTACTGGAGCATAGAAATACGTCCATTCTTATCCAATTACTATGCAATTGATGCATGGCTTCCGGTTGCAGCATCTACGAGTGCAGACATAGAATTTGAAATACCAACTCCTGATTTGTCATTGACGATACCTGCAACAGCAGATATTGCAATCAGTGTGGCAGCTTACGATCCGTCTTTGCAAAGCATTGCTGTCTTTTCGGGTAAAGGCAGCACCACCATTCAAAAGCCGGATTTTGCCGCCCCGGGAGTCAATATTCTGACAGCACGCAGCGGTGGTGGTTATGTTTTGCAGACTGGTACATCATTTTCGGCACCGTTTGTATCTGCGGCTGCTGCAAATCTTATGCAATGGGGGATTACTGATGGAAATGATCCTTTTTTATATGGTGACCGTATGAAAGCATATCTGAAAAATGGTGCCATTCCGTTGCCTGGTGATTCAAAAATCCCCAATATTTTGGAAGGTTGGGGCAGATTGTGTGCCAATGCCAGCATACCACATAAATCCACCTCGTTGTAATATACATACAAATTCCAATATCGACTAGACAAAAAAACTGTGTTATGATAGTTACTGTATGAACGAAAGAAAAGCGAGGTTGCTGACAATGCCTGAAGGAGAAAAAAAGCATATTACAATTGGAATACTTGCGCATGTTGATGCCGGTAAAACGACACTTTCCGAACAGTTTCTCTATGAAACCGGTGTAAAAAAACAGGCTGGAAGAGTCGATAACGGAGACACCCTGCTCGATCATGACGAAATGGAGCGAAGCCGTGGTATCACTATATTTTCCAAACAGGCAGAGTTCACTGTTTCTGATACACAAATCACGTTACTGGATACGCCCGGTCACGTAGACTTTACAGCAGAGATGGAACGTACATTGCAGGTGCTCGACTATGCCATTCTTGTAATCAGCGCCTCGGATGGAATTCAGGCACATACAAAAACTGTTTGGAGATTGCTGAAAGAGTATCACATTCCGGTATTTATATTTGTGAACAAGATGGATCAGCCGGATACGGTTGAGGCAGAGATTCTTGCCGAATTACAAACATTGTCGGACAAAATCATTCCATTTACACACTATACACAGGGTGAGATTACAATTCCGGATGATCTGTATGAAAATCTGGCAATTGCATCCGGAGATGAAGCAATTTTAAACCGTTTTATGGAAGAAGAAACGCTTTGTGTTCCTGAGATACAGACGCTGATCCATACACGCATGGTTTTCCCTTGCTATTTTGGAAGTGCATTGAAAGAAATTGGCGTGAATATGCTGTTACAGGGGTTGGATATCTATACAAAAGATGTTTATGGAGTCCAAGGTTCCCTGCCATTTGGTGCCCGTGTATACAAGATTACCAGGGACGAGAAAGGAAATCGACTGGCACATATCAAGATTATGCAGGGAAATCTGTCGGTTCGGGATGCAGTCGGAGATGAAAAAATAACCCAGATCCGCGTTTATAACGGAGAACGATTTGAGGCACTGCAACATGCTTCTGCAGGCACAGTCTGCAGTGTGACAGGATTAGAAACCGTCCGGGCTGGTGAAGGCATTGGAAATTACACCGATAATCCAATGGCATGTATTGAACCAGTTATCTCCTATACGATTTACTTTGACGAATCTGTCAGTACACGACTGATGTATACCAAAATCAAGGATCTCGATGAAGAACTCCCGGAACTTCATATGGCGTGGAATGAACATAACGAAACAATCCAAATCATGCTGATGGGACCTGTTCAAATCGAGATTCTGACTGAACTGATTAAAAAACGATGTGGTGCAGTACCAACCTTTGACAGTGGAAGTATTTTATACAAAGAAACGATTGCAAAACCTGTCATCGGGGTTGGACATTTTGAACCTTTGCGTCATTATGCAGAAGCTCATATCCGTATAGAACCGGCTGAACAGGGTAGTGGCGTTGATGCATCTTTGGATTGTTCAGAAGATATCCTGTCCAAAAACTGGCAGAGATTGATCTATACACATTTATTAGAACGGACACATCGGGGTACAAAAATCGGAGCTCCACTAACGGATGTTCATTTCACAGTAGTAAACGGTCGTGCCCATAACAAACACACGGAAGGGGGAGATTTCCGACAGGCAACTTACCGTGCGATCCGTCAGGGACTGATGGAAGCAGGCACTATAATACTGGAACCGGAATATGATTTCACCCTTGATATTCCAAGTTCTATGATTGGACATGCCATGACAGATCTTCAGTCCTTATATGCCGTGATGGAAGCACCTGAGCAAAGCGGTGACAGAGCAATCCTCCGTGGACACGGTCCTGTTGCAACATTACGCGATTATCAGCTTCATGTTCGGGCATACACAAAAGGACAGGGTGAATTTCAGGTTAGTTTTCGCGGATATACACCATGTCATAACGAAGAAGAAATAATCAATACACATCC encodes the following:
- a CDS encoding S8 family serine peptidase, translated to MDVFVNYSDKISTGLQLSLETETGERAYTILLRYSGNYNELHTQTDILMIPLLNQFAIGSASKEQIQVLAYLPQILYIDLTRRMEYEQAVSAKTRIASCFPMYDTSGQVLRGNGIVCGIVDSGVDINHPAFRKNDGKSRIVTYWDQMQSGNAPAPYAFGAVYTYNQINDFIRNGQNIPRFDISGHGTSVASIISALSPEAELAVVAAMPDTAAFLCAIDYLVRYAADRRQPLVLNLSYGNNYGDHAGNSLIEQYINTLRANGKITIVTGTGNEGNTGRHRYIHGSKAQSVGIALEDGLSVFNLQFWSDPVNPYQFQVRSPSGETTIFMHSDNQGQFYSYQFRSVNISIQIGSPSPYNQKQEIFFSFHAASEAIQSGYWSIEIRPFLSNYYAIDAWLPVAASTSADIEFEIPTPDLSLTIPATADIAISVAAYDPSLQSIAVFSGKGSTTIQKPDFAAPGVNILTARSGGGYVLQTGTSFSAPFVSAAAANLMQWGITDGNDPFLYGDRMKAYLKNGAIPLPGDSKIPNILEGWGRLCANASIPHKSTSL
- a CDS encoding translation factor GTPase family protein — encoded protein: MNERKARLLTMPEGEKKHITIGILAHVDAGKTTLSEQFLYETGVKKQAGRVDNGDTLLDHDEMERSRGITIFSKQAEFTVSDTQITLLDTPGHVDFTAEMERTLQVLDYAILVISASDGIQAHTKTVWRLLKEYHIPVFIFVNKMDQPDTVEAEILAELQTLSDKIIPFTHYTQGEITIPDDLYENLAIASGDEAILNRFMEEETLCVPEIQTLIHTRMVFPCYFGSALKEIGVNMLLQGLDIYTKDVYGVQGSLPFGARVYKITRDEKGNRLAHIKIMQGNLSVRDAVGDEKITQIRVYNGERFEALQHASAGTVCSVTGLETVRAGEGIGNYTDNPMACIEPVISYTIYFDESVSTRLMYTKIKDLDEELPELHMAWNEHNETIQIMLMGPVQIEILTELIKKRCGAVPTFDSGSILYKETIAKPVIGVGHFEPLRHYAEAHIRIEPAEQGSGVDASLDCSEDILSKNWQRLIYTHLLERTHRGTKIGAPLTDVHFTVVNGRAHNKHTEGGDFRQATYRAIRQGLMEAGTIILEPEYDFTLDIPSSMIGHAMTDLQSLYAVMEAPEQSGDRAILRGHGPVATLRDYQLHVRAYTKGQGEFQVSFRGYTPCHNEEEIINTHPYDPEADLRNPTSSVFCAHGSGFIVPWDQVKAYMHVSDDTDIPETTPVEYEMQSRETFDYSIGLDEIDAILSGQTANQNAKKKLYKKRMANHSESYTAKPSKAILTPKEKRLIVDGYNVIFAWELLTSLAKDNLDAAKDKLISLLSNYQSITGVKTLLVFDGYKVKGNHGSFVTQEEIEIIHTKENQTADQFIEAYTHEHEDQYLMTVATSDRLIQTITRGAGCRIISSRELYANIETAAKELREIYDIQ